Proteins encoded together in one Anopheles darlingi chromosome 3, idAnoDarlMG_H_01, whole genome shotgun sequence window:
- the LOC125956723 gene encoding basic proline-rich protein-like isoform X6, translated as MKPLLLLSCLLAAYSSNAEITTVLGPNGYDYTPPKVPFPPPPVPSCPAGGIPPDCCTNGGSGLNCYVPPPPTPPPTRPPPPACPAGGVPPYCCTNGGSGPNCYVPPPPTPPPTRPPPPACPAGGVPPYCCTNGGSGPNCYVPPPPTPPPTRPPPPACPAGGVPPYCCTNGGSGPNCYVPPPPTPPPTRPPPPPPTRPPSCPAGGVPPYCCTNGGSGPNCYVPPPPTPPPTRPPPPPPTRPPSCPAGGVPPYCCTNGGSGPNCYVPPPPTPPPTRPPPPPPTRPPSCPAGGVPPYCCTNGGSGPNCYVPPPPTPPPTRPPPPPPTRPPSCPAGGVPPYCCTNGGSGPNCYVPPPPTPPPTRPPACPAGGVPPYCCTNGGQGPNCALPTKPPKGEEYLPPCPNGGQGPNCVVPTRPPVTPAPRPPFGCPNGGVPPNCCTNGGSGPNCYVPPPPTPPPTRPPPPPPTRPPSCPAGGVPPYCCTNGGSGPNCYVPPPPTPPPTRPPPTRPPSCPAGGVPPYCCTNGGSGPNCYVPPPPTPPPTRPPPPPPTRPASCPAGGVPPYCCTNGGSGPNCYVPPPPTPPPTRPPPTRPPSCPAGGVPPYCCTNGGSGPNCYVPPPPTPPPTRPPPPPPTRPPSCPAGGVPPYCCTNGGSGPNCYVPPPPTPPPTRPPPPPPTRPPSCPAGGVPPYCCTNGGSGPNCYVPPPPTPPPTRPPACPAGGVPPYCCTNGGQGPNCALPTKPPKGEEYLPPCPNGGQGPNCVVPTRPPVTPAPRPPFGCPNGGVPPNCCTNGGSGPNCYVPPPPTPPPPPTPPPSRPPPPPPTRPPSCPAGGVPPYCCTNGGSGPNCYVPPPPPPPPTRPPSCPAGGVPPYCCTNGGSGPNCYVPPAPTSPAPGCTNGGVLPFCCTNGGQGPTCDVPSQTLEEDGYHYKRPSKPFNF; from the exons ATG aaaccgttgctgctgctaagctGCTTGCTAGCGGCGTACAGCAGCAATGCCGAAATCACGACCGTACTAGGACCTAATGGATACGACTACACCCCACCCAAAGTGCcgttcccaccaccacctgtacCAAGCTGTCCGGCTGGTGGAATTCCTCCGGATTGTTGTACTAACGGAGGATCAGGACTGAACTGCtacgttcctcctccaccgacgcCTCCTCCGactcggccaccgccaccggcatgTCCTGCTGGAGGTGTTCCACCTTACTGTTGTACCAACGGAGGATCAGGACCGAATTGCtacgttcctcctccaccgacgcCTCCTCCGactcggccaccgccaccggcatgTCCTGCTGGAGGTGTTCCCCCTTACTGTTGTACTAACGGAGGATCAGGACCGAACTGCtacgttcctcctccaccgacgcCTCCTCCGactcggccaccgccaccggcatgTCCTGCTGGAGGTGTTCCCCCTTACTGTTGTACTAACGGAGGATCAGGACCGAACTGCtacgttcctcctccaccgacgcCTCCTCCGactcggccaccgccaccaccgccgactcGTCCACCAAGTTGTCCTGCTGGAGGTGTCCCACCATACTGCTGTACCAACGGAGGATCAGGACCGAACTGCtacgttcctcctccaccgacgcCTCCTCCgacgcggccaccgccaccaccgccgactcGTCCGCCAAGTTGTCCTGCTGGAGGTGTCCCACCATACTGCTGTACCAACGGAGGATCAGGACCGAACTGCtacgttcctcctccaccgacgcCTCCTCCgacgcggccaccgccaccaccgccgactcGTCCGCCAAGTTGTCCTGCTGGAGGTGTCCCACCATACTGCTGTACCAACGGAGGATCAGGACCGAACTGCtacgttcctcctccaccgacgcCTCCTCCgacgcggccaccgccaccaccgccgactcGTCCACCAAGTTGTCCTGCTGGAGGTGTCCCACCTTATTGCTGTACTAACGGAGGATCAGGACCGAACTGCtacgttcctcctccaccgacgcCTCCTCCGACGCGGCCACCGGCATGTCCGGCTGGAGGAGTTCCCCCATACTGCTGCACGAATGGTGGCCAGGGACCAAACTGTGCCCTTCCGACCAAACCTCCTAAAGGCGAAGAATACCTGCCACCCTGTCCGAATGGCGGTCAAGGACCCAACTGCGTCGTGCCTACGCGACCGCCAGTGACTCCAGCACCACG ACCTCCGTTTGGATGTCCTAATGGAGGAGTTCCTCCAAACTGCTGTACTAACGGAGGATCAGGACCGAACTGCtacgttcctcctccaccgacgcCTCCTCCgacgcggccaccgccaccaccgccgactcGTCCACCAAGTTGTCCTGCTGGAGGTGTCCCACCTTACTGCTGTACTAACGGAGGATCAGGACCGAACTGCtacgttcctcctccaccgacgcCTCCTCCGACTCGGCCACCGCCGACTCGTCCACCAAGTTGTCCTGCTGGAGGTGTCCCACCTTACTGCTGTACTAATGGAGGATCAGGACCGAACTGCtacgttcctcctccaccgacgcCTCCTCCGactcggccaccgccaccaccgccgactcGTCCAGCAAGTTGTCCTGCTGGAGGTGTCCCACCTTACTGCTGTACTAACGGAGGATCAGGACCGAACTGCtacgttcctcctccaccgacgcCTCCTCCGACGCGGCCACCGCCGACTCGTCCACCAAGTTGTCCTGCTGGAGGCGTCCCACCTTACTGCTGTACTAACGGAGGATCAGGACCGAACTGCtacgttcctcctccaccgacgcCTCCTCCGactcggccaccgccaccaccgccgactcGTCCACCAAGTTGTCCTGCTGGAGGTGTCCCACCTTACTGCTGTACTAACGGAGGATCAGGACCGAACTGCtacgttcctcctccaccgacgcCTCCTCCgacgcggccaccgccaccaccgccgactcGTCCACCAAGTTGTCCTGCTGGAGGTGTCCCACCTTATTGCTGTACTAACGGAGGATCAGGACCGAACTGCtacgttcctcctccaccgacgcCTCCTCCGACGCGGCCACCGGCATGTCCGGCTGGAGGAGTTCCCCCATACTGCTGCACGAATGGTGGCCAGGGACCAAACTGTGCCCTTCCGACCAAACCTCCTAAAGGCGAAGAATACCTGCCACCCTGTCCGAATGGCGGTCAAGGACCCAACTGCGTCGTGCCTACGCGACCGCCAGTGACTCCAGCACCACG ACCTCCGTTTGGATGTCCTAATGGAGGAGTTCCTCCAAACTGCTGTACTAACGGAGGATCAGGACCGAACTGCtacgttcctcctccaccgacgcctcctcctccaccgacgcCTCCTCCgtcgcggccaccgccaccaccgccgactcGTCCACCAAGTTGTCCTGCTGGAGGCGTCCCACCTTACTGTTGTACTAACGGAGGATCAGGACCGAACTGCtacgttcctcctccaccgccaccaccgccgactcGTCCACCAAGTTGTCCTGCTGGAG GTGTCCCACCTTACTGCTGTACTAACGGAGGATCAGGACCGAACTGCTACGTTCCGCCTGCACCAACTAGTCCAGCACCTGGCTGCACTAATGGCGGTGTACTTCCATTCTGTTGTACAAACGGTGGTCAAGGTCCGACATGCGATGTACCATCCCAAACGCTGGAAGAAGATGGATACCACTACAAGCGTCCAAGCAAACCCTTCAATTTTTAG
- the LOC125956723 gene encoding basic proline-rich protein-like isoform X5 — protein sequence MKPLLLLSCLLAAYSSNAEITTVLGPNGYDYTPPKVPFPPPPVPSCPAGGIPPDCCTNGGSGLNCYVPPPPTPPPTRPPPPACPAGGVPPYCCTNGGSGPNCYVPPPPTPPPTRPPPPACPAGGVPPYCCTNGGSGPNCYVPPPPTPPPTRPPPPACPAGGVPPYCCTNGGSGPNCYVPPPPTPPPTRPPPPPPTRPPSCPAGGVPPYCCTNGGSGPNCYVPPPPTPPPTRPPPPPPTRPPSCPAGGVPPYCCTNGGSGPNCYVPPPPTPPPTRPPPPPPTRPPSCPAGGVPPYCCTNGGSGPNCYVPPPPTPPPTRPPPPPPTRPPSCPAGGVPPYCCTNGGSGPNCYVPPPPTPPPTRPPACPAGGVPPYCCTNGGQGPNCALPTKPPKGEEYLPPCPNGGQGPNCVVPTRPPVTPAPRPPFGCPNGGVPPNCCTNGGSGPNCYVPPPPTPPPTRPPPPPPTRPPSCPAGGVPPYCCTNGGSGPNCYVPPPPTPPPTRPPPTRPPSCPAGGVPPYCCTNGGSGPNCYVPPPPTPPPTRPPPPPPTRPASCPAGGVPPYCCTNGGSGPNCYVPPPPTPPPTRPPPTRPPSCPAGGVPPYCCTNGGSGPNCYVPPPPTPPPTRPPPPPPTRPPSCPAGGVPPYCCTNGGSGPNCYVPPPPTPPPTRPPACPAGGVPPYCCTNGGQGPNCALPTKPPKGEEYLPPCPNGGQGPNCVVPTRPPVTPAPRPPFGCPNGGVPPNCCTNGGSGPNCYVPPPPTPPPPPTPPPSRPPPPPPTRPPSCPAGGVPPYCCTNGGSGPNCYVPPPPPPPPTRPPSCPAGGVPPYCCTNGGSGPNCYVPPPPTPPPTRPPPPPPTRPPSCPAGGVPPYCCTNGGSGPNCYVPPPPPPPPTRPPSCPAGGVPPYCCTNGGSGPNCYVPPPPTPPPTRPPPTRPPSCPAGGVPPYCCTNGGSGPNCYVPPAPTSPAPGCTNGGVLPFCCTNGGQGPTCDVPSQTLEEDGYHYKRPSKPFNF from the exons ATG aaaccgttgctgctgctaagctGCTTGCTAGCGGCGTACAGCAGCAATGCCGAAATCACGACCGTACTAGGACCTAATGGATACGACTACACCCCACCCAAAGTGCcgttcccaccaccacctgtacCAAGCTGTCCGGCTGGTGGAATTCCTCCGGATTGTTGTACTAACGGAGGATCAGGACTGAACTGCtacgttcctcctccaccgacgcCTCCTCCGactcggccaccgccaccggcatgTCCTGCTGGAGGTGTTCCACCTTACTGTTGTACCAACGGAGGATCAGGACCGAATTGCtacgttcctcctccaccgacgcCTCCTCCGactcggccaccgccaccggcatgTCCTGCTGGAGGTGTTCCCCCTTACTGTTGTACTAACGGAGGATCAGGACCGAACTGCtacgttcctcctccaccgacgcCTCCTCCGactcggccaccgccaccggcatgTCCTGCTGGAGGTGTTCCCCCTTACTGTTGTACTAACGGAGGATCAGGACCGAACTGCtacgttcctcctccaccgacgcCTCCTCCGactcggccaccgccaccaccgccgactcGTCCACCAAGTTGTCCTGCTGGAGGTGTCCCACCATACTGCTGTACCAACGGAGGATCAGGACCGAACTGCtacgttcctcctccaccgacgcCTCCTCCgacgcggccaccgccaccaccgccgactcGTCCGCCAAGTTGTCCTGCTGGAGGTGTCCCACCATACTGCTGTACCAACGGAGGATCAGGACCGAACTGCtacgttcctcctccaccgacgcCTCCTCCgacgcggccaccgccaccaccgccgactcGTCCGCCAAGTTGTCCTGCTGGAGGTGTCCCACCATACTGCTGTACCAACGGAGGATCAGGACCGAACTGCtacgttcctcctccaccgacgcCTCCTCCgacgcggccaccgccaccaccgccgactcGTCCACCAAGTTGTCCTGCTGGAGGTGTCCCACCTTATTGCTGTACTAACGGAGGATCAGGACCGAACTGCtacgttcctcctccaccgacgcCTCCTCCGACGCGGCCACCGGCATGTCCGGCTGGAGGAGTTCCCCCATACTGCTGCACGAATGGTGGCCAGGGACCAAACTGTGCCCTTCCGACCAAACCTCCTAAAGGCGAAGAATACCTGCCACCCTGTCCGAATGGCGGTCAAGGACCCAACTGCGTCGTGCCTACGCGACCGCCAGTGACTCCAGCACCACG ACCTCCGTTTGGATGTCCTAATGGAGGAGTTCCTCCAAACTGCTGTACTAACGGAGGATCAGGACCGAACTGCtacgttcctcctccaccgacgcCTCCTCCgacgcggccaccgccaccaccgccgactcGTCCACCAAGTTGTCCTGCTGGAGGTGTCCCACCTTACTGCTGTACTAACGGAGGATCAGGACCGAACTGCtacgttcctcctccaccgacgcCTCCTCCGACTCGGCCACCGCCGACTCGTCCACCAAGTTGTCCTGCTGGAGGTGTCCCACCTTACTGCTGTACTAATGGAGGATCAGGACCGAACTGCtacgttcctcctccaccgacgcCTCCTCCGactcggccaccgccaccaccgccgactcGTCCAGCAAGTTGTCCTGCTGGAGGTGTCCCACCTTACTGCTGTACTAACGGAGGATCAGGACCGAACTGCtacgttcctcctccaccgacgcCTCCTCCGACGCGGCCACCGCCGACTCGTCCACCAAGTTGTCCTGCTGGAGGCGTCCCACCTTACTGCTGTACTAACGGAGGATCAGGACCGAACTGCtacgttcctcctccaccgacgcCTCCTCCGactcggccaccgccaccaccgccgactcGTCCACCAAGTTGTCCTGCTGGAG GTGTCCCACCTTATTGCTGTACTAACGGAGGATCAGGACCGAACTGCtacgttcctcctccaccgacgcCTCCTCCGACGCGGCCACCGGCATGTCCGGCTGGAGGAGTTCCCCCATACTGCTGCACGAATGGTGGCCAGGGACCAAACTGTGCCCTTCCGACCAAACCTCCTAAAGGCGAAGAATACCTGCCACCCTGTCCGAATGGCGGTCAAGGACCCAACTGCGTCGTGCCTACGCGACCGCCAGTGACTCCAGCACCACG ACCTCCGTTTGGATGTCCTAATGGAGGAGTTCCTCCAAACTGCTGTACTAACGGAGGATCAGGACCGAACTGCtacgttcctcctccaccgacgcctcctcctccaccgacgcCTCCTCCgtcgcggccaccgccaccaccgccgactcGTCCACCAAGTTGTCCTGCTGGAGGCGTCCCACCTTACTGTTGTACTAACGGAGGATCAGGACCGAACTGCtacgttcctcctccaccgccaccaccgccgactcGTCCACCAAGTTGTCCTGCTGGAGGTGTCCCACCTTACTGTTGTACTAACGGAGGATCAGGACCGAACTGCtacgttcctcctccaccgacgcCTCCTCCGACGcgcccaccgccaccaccgccgactcGTCCACCAAGTTGTCCTGCTGGAGGCGTCCCACCTTACTGTTGTACTAACGGAGGATCAGGACCGAACTGCtacgttcctcctccaccgccaccaccgccgactcGTCCACCAAGTTGTCCTGCTGGAGGTGTCCCACCTTACTGTTGTACTAACGGAGGATCAGGACCGAACTGCtacgttcctcctccaccgacgcCTCCTCCGACTCGGCCACCGCCGACTCGTCCACCAAGTTGTCCTGCTGGAGGTGTCCCACCTTACTGCTGTACTAACGGAGGATCAGGACCGAACTGCTACGTTCCGCCTGCACCAACTAGTCCAGCACCTGGCTGCACTAATGGCGGTGTACTTCCATTCTGTTGTACAAACGGTGGTCAAGGTCCGACATGCGATGTACCATCCCAAACGCTGGAAGAAGATGGATACCACTACAAGCGTCCAAGCAAACCCTTCAATTTTTAG
- the LOC125956723 gene encoding basic proline-rich protein-like isoform X8, which yields MKPLLLLSCLLAAYSSNAEITTVLGPNGYDYTPPKVPFPPPPVPSCPAGGIPPDCCTNGGSGLNCYVPPPPTPPPTRPPPPACPAGGVPPYCCTNGGSGPNCYVPPPPTPPPTRPPPPACPAGGVPPYCCTNGGSGPNCYVPPPPTPPPTRPPPPPPTRPPSCPAGGVPPYCCTNGGSGPNCYVPPPPTPPPTRPPACPAGGVPPYCCTNGGQGPNCALPTKPPKGEEYLPPCPNGGQGPNCVVPTRPPVTPAPRPPFGCPNGGVPPNCCTNGGSGPNCYVPPPPTPPPTRPPPPPPTRPPSCPAGGVPPYCCTNGGSGPNCYVPPPPTPPPTRPPPTRPPSCPAGGVPPYCCTNGGSGPNCYVPPPPTPPPTRPPPPPPTRPASCPAGGVPPYCCTNGGSGPNCYVPPPPTPPPTRPPPTRPPSCPAGGVPPYCCTNGGSGPNCYVPPPPTPPPTRPPPPPPTRPPSCPAGGVPPYCCTNGGSGPNCYVPPPPTPPPTRPPPPPPTRPPSCPAGGVPPYCCTNGGSGPNCYVPPPPTPPPTRPPACPAGGVPPYCCTNGGQGPNCALPTKPPKGEEYLPPCPNGGQGPNCVVPTRPPVTPAPRPPFGCPNGGVPPNCCTNGGSGPNCYVPPPPTPPPPPTPPPSRPPPPPPTRPPSCPAGGVPPYCCTNGGSGPNCYVPPPPPPPPTRPPSCPAGGVPPYCCTNGGSGPNCYVPPPPTPPPTRPPPPPPTRPPSCPAGGVPPYCCTNGGSGPNCYVPPPPPPPPTRPPSCPAGGVPPYCCTNGGSGPNCYVPPPPTPPPTRPPPTRPPSCPAGGVPPYCCTNGGSGPNCYVPPAPTSPAPGCTNGGVLPFCCTNGGQGPTCDVPSQTLEEDGYHYKRPSKPFNF from the exons ATG aaaccgttgctgctgctaagctGCTTGCTAGCGGCGTACAGCAGCAATGCCGAAATCACGACCGTACTAGGACCTAATGGATACGACTACACCCCACCCAAAGTGCcgttcccaccaccacctgtacCAAGCTGTCCGGCTGGTGGAATTCCTCCGGATTGTTGTACTAACGGAGGATCAGGACTGAACTGCtacgttcctcctccaccgacgcCTCCTCCGactcggccaccgccaccggcatgTCCTGCTGGAG GTGTTCCCCCTTACTGTTGTACTAACGGAGGATCAGGACCGAACTGCtacgttcctcctccaccgacgcCTCCTCCGactcggccaccgccaccggcatgTCCTGCTGGAGGTGTTCCCCCTTACTGTTGTACTAACGGAGGATCAGGACCGAACTGCtacgttcctcctccaccgacgcCTCCTCCGactcggccaccgccaccaccgccgactcGTCCACCAAGTTGTCCTGCTGGAG GTGTCCCACCTTATTGCTGTACTAACGGAGGATCAGGACCGAACTGCtacgttcctcctccaccgacgcCTCCTCCGACGCGGCCACCGGCATGTCCGGCTGGAGGAGTTCCCCCATACTGCTGCACGAATGGTGGCCAGGGACCAAACTGTGCCCTTCCGACCAAACCTCCTAAAGGCGAAGAATACCTGCCACCCTGTCCGAATGGCGGTCAAGGACCCAACTGCGTCGTGCCTACGCGACCGCCAGTGACTCCAGCACCACG ACCTCCGTTTGGATGTCCTAATGGAGGAGTTCCTCCAAACTGCTGTACTAACGGAGGATCAGGACCGAACTGCtacgttcctcctccaccgacgcCTCCTCCgacgcggccaccgccaccaccgccgactcGTCCACCAAGTTGTCCTGCTGGAGGTGTCCCACCTTACTGCTGTACTAACGGAGGATCAGGACCGAACTGCtacgttcctcctccaccgacgcCTCCTCCGACTCGGCCACCGCCGACTCGTCCACCAAGTTGTCCTGCTGGAGGTGTCCCACCTTACTGCTGTACTAATGGAGGATCAGGACCGAACTGCtacgttcctcctccaccgacgcCTCCTCCGactcggccaccgccaccaccgccgactcGTCCAGCAAGTTGTCCTGCTGGAGGTGTCCCACCTTACTGCTGTACTAACGGAGGATCAGGACCGAACTGCtacgttcctcctccaccgacgcCTCCTCCGACGCGGCCACCGCCGACTCGTCCACCAAGTTGTCCTGCTGGAGGCGTCCCACCTTACTGCTGTACTAACGGAGGATCAGGACCGAACTGCtacgttcctcctccaccgacgcCTCCTCCGactcggccaccgccaccaccgccgactcGTCCACCAAGTTGTCCTGCTGGAGGTGTCCCACCTTACTGCTGTACTAACGGAGGATCAGGACCGAACTGCtacgttcctcctccaccgacgcCTCCTCCgacgcggccaccgccaccaccgccgactcGTCCACCAAGTTGTCCTGCTGGAGGTGTCCCACCTTATTGCTGTACTAACGGAGGATCAGGACCGAACTGCtacgttcctcctccaccgacgcCTCCTCCGACGCGGCCACCGGCATGTCCGGCTGGAGGAGTTCCCCCATACTGCTGCACGAATGGTGGCCAGGGACCAAACTGTGCCCTTCCGACCAAACCTCCTAAAGGCGAAGAATACCTGCCACCCTGTCCGAATGGCGGTCAAGGACCCAACTGCGTCGTGCCTACGCGACCGCCAGTGACTCCAGCACCACG ACCTCCGTTTGGATGTCCTAATGGAGGAGTTCCTCCAAACTGCTGTACTAACGGAGGATCAGGACCGAACTGCtacgttcctcctccaccgacgcctcctcctccaccgacgcCTCCTCCgtcgcggccaccgccaccaccgccgactcGTCCACCAAGTTGTCCTGCTGGAGGCGTCCCACCTTACTGTTGTACTAACGGAGGATCAGGACCGAACTGCtacgttcctcctccaccgccaccaccgccgactcGTCCACCAAGTTGTCCTGCTGGAGGTGTCCCACCTTACTGTTGTACTAACGGAGGATCAGGACCGAACTGCtacgttcctcctccaccgacgcCTCCTCCGACGcgcccaccgccaccaccgccgactcGTCCACCAAGTTGTCCTGCTGGAGGCGTCCCACCTTACTGTTGTACTAACGGAGGATCAGGACCGAACTGCtacgttcctcctccaccgccaccaccgccgactcGTCCACCAAGTTGTCCTGCTGGAGGTGTCCCACCTTACTGTTGTACTAACGGAGGATCAGGACCGAACTGCtacgttcctcctccaccgacgcCTCCTCCGACTCGGCCACCGCCGACTCGTCCACCAAGTTGTCCTGCTGGAGGTGTCCCACCTTACTGCTGTACTAACGGAGGATCAGGACCGAACTGCTACGTTCCGCCTGCACCAACTAGTCCAGCACCTGGCTGCACTAATGGCGGTGTACTTCCATTCTGTTGTACAAACGGTGGTCAAGGTCCGACATGCGATGTACCATCCCAAACGCTGGAAGAAGATGGATACCACTACAAGCGTCCAAGCAAACCCTTCAATTTTTAG